Proteins from a genomic interval of Amycolatopsis sp. cg13:
- a CDS encoding DMT family transporter: MATTELTPRTRGDARAAGAAMLLGSALSNQVGAATAALAFPVLGPPGVVAVRQWVAAVVLLGVGRPRLRTFTARQWWPVLGLAAVFATMNLSLYTAIDRIGLGLAVTLEFLGPLAIALAGSRRRTDLACAVAAAVAVGALMRPQPSTDYLGIGLALVAALCWACYILLNRTVGRRLPGAAGSAAAAGVSGLLYVPIGVFAMLHHPPTPGALAAALTAGLLSSALPFLVDLMALRRVPAQFFGAFMSVHPVLAALVGLVLLDQRLDAVAWASIGVIVAVNTVTVLRRAR, encoded by the coding sequence ATGGCGACTACGGAACTGACTCCGCGAACGCGCGGCGACGCCCGGGCGGCCGGTGCCGCGATGCTGCTCGGCAGCGCGCTGTCCAACCAGGTCGGCGCGGCGACGGCGGCGCTCGCGTTCCCGGTCCTCGGCCCGCCGGGCGTGGTGGCGGTCCGCCAGTGGGTGGCGGCGGTGGTGCTGCTGGGAGTGGGACGGCCGCGGTTGCGGACGTTCACCGCACGGCAGTGGTGGCCGGTGCTCGGTCTGGCCGCCGTGTTCGCGACGATGAACCTGTCCCTGTACACGGCGATCGACCGGATCGGCCTCGGACTGGCCGTGACGCTCGAATTCCTCGGCCCGCTGGCGATCGCGCTGGCCGGCTCGCGCCGCCGGACGGACCTGGCGTGCGCGGTCGCCGCCGCGGTCGCGGTCGGAGCGCTGATGCGGCCGCAGCCGAGCACGGACTACCTCGGGATCGGGCTCGCGCTGGTCGCCGCGCTGTGCTGGGCCTGCTACATCCTGCTGAACCGGACCGTCGGCCGTCGCCTGCCCGGCGCGGCGGGTTCGGCCGCCGCGGCTGGGGTGTCCGGTCTGCTTTACGTGCCGATCGGGGTGTTCGCGATGCTGCACCACCCGCCGACGCCGGGCGCGCTCGCGGCGGCGCTTACCGCCGGGCTGTTGTCGTCGGCGCTGCCGTTTCTCGTCGATCTGATGGCGCTGCGGAGGGTCCCGGCGCAGTTCTTCGGAGCGTTCATGAGCGTCCACCCGGTGCTGGCCGCGCTCGTCGGGCTCGTGCTGCTGGACCAGCGGCTCGACGCCGTCGCGTGGGCCTCGATCGGGGTGATCGTGGCGGTGAACACGGTGACGGTGCTGCGGCGGGCGCGGTAA
- a CDS encoding helix-turn-helix domain-containing protein, producing MKGLLLRLSAVDSGAETAVRVIAYFDELIARRATLPDLLRATAFLAECVAGIRCVDGTVLRFRPTGEPGGDGPVPPGAVVVDLDGAGRVWLERAGEPGPLDVLVLERLAISAKVLNPVEPQPSAPHLADPALVELVLGEQAADEDRTRALTLLGLDTTRPLRVVAVGSGPGRDAGADAVALVARGGPLGARVAVVGGVAAVVLQPREGPDSVVPTLRETLALRAKDRTLPDTVRVGVGDAVDGLAARSSWLQARLATRFAAKSRPLIVHEDLGSVTLLAEIPAERLRAQPDVLALNALAESGDLETLEAFCRTGSLRQAAIALHRHHSSVAARLAHVEDALGWTLDDTAGRFRARMALVARRLAESA from the coding sequence GTGAAGGGCTTGCTGCTGCGGTTGTCCGCGGTCGATTCCGGCGCGGAAACGGCGGTGCGCGTCATCGCGTATTTCGACGAGCTGATCGCCCGCCGTGCGACACTGCCGGATTTGCTGCGCGCGACGGCTTTTCTCGCGGAATGCGTAGCCGGGATTCGCTGTGTCGACGGAACCGTACTGCGGTTCCGCCCGACCGGCGAACCCGGCGGCGACGGTCCGGTGCCGCCCGGCGCCGTCGTGGTGGACCTCGACGGCGCCGGGCGGGTGTGGCTGGAACGCGCGGGCGAGCCCGGTCCGCTCGACGTCCTGGTGCTCGAACGGCTCGCGATCTCGGCGAAAGTGCTCAATCCCGTCGAACCGCAGCCGTCCGCACCGCATCTCGCGGACCCGGCGTTAGTCGAACTAGTGCTGGGCGAGCAGGCCGCGGACGAGGACCGGACACGGGCACTGACCCTGCTCGGCCTGGACACCACACGCCCGCTGCGAGTGGTGGCGGTCGGTTCGGGCCCCGGCCGCGATGCCGGTGCGGACGCCGTCGCCCTCGTCGCCCGCGGCGGCCCGCTCGGTGCGCGGGTGGCCGTCGTCGGCGGGGTGGCCGCGGTGGTGCTGCAGCCGCGCGAAGGTCCGGATTCGGTAGTCCCGACTTTACGCGAAACGCTGGCGTTGCGGGCCAAGGACCGCACGCTGCCGGACACCGTCCGGGTAGGCGTCGGCGACGCGGTCGACGGTTTGGCGGCCCGGAGTTCGTGGCTGCAAGCTCGCCTGGCCACACGATTCGCGGCGAAATCGCGGCCGCTGATCGTGCACGAGGACCTCGGTTCGGTGACGCTGCTGGCGGAGATCCCGGCGGAGCGGTTGCGCGCGCAGCCGGACGTGCTGGCGTTGAACGCGCTTGCCGAGAGCGGTGATCTGGAAACGCTGGAAGCCTTCTGCCGCACGGGTTCCTTGCGCCAAGCGGCGATCGCTTTGCACCGCCACCACAGTTCGGTGGCGGCGCGCTTGGCGCATGTGGAGGACGCGTTGGGGTGGACACTGGACGACACTGCGGGACGATTCCGGGCGCGGATGGCTTTGGTGGCACGGAGGTTGGCGGAATCTGCTTGA
- a CDS encoding LysR family transcriptional regulator: MDLELRQLRCLVTIVDAGTFTDAALELGVSQAAVSRNLASLERVLGVQLLHRTSRSLEPTTAGVQVLARARHLLAEADDLVREATTGHTRLRIGHAWSAMGKHTAEFQRRWAARYPDVELLLVRANTATAGLAEGLVDLAVVRHHVPAGKFAHATVGHEDRYCAMAVDDPLVRRRTVALADLASRLLVVDPRTGTTSAGLWPPDARPRIEPTHDVDDWLATITSGRCVGVTPHSTVTQYRRDGIVYRRVRDAPPVPVQLAWRAHDPHPATHAAVALLGELYRTPPKRESASARPR, encoded by the coding sequence ATGGATCTGGAGTTGCGTCAGCTGCGCTGTCTCGTGACGATCGTGGACGCCGGGACCTTCACCGACGCCGCGCTCGAACTCGGCGTCTCACAGGCGGCCGTATCGCGGAATTTGGCTTCGCTGGAACGGGTTCTCGGCGTGCAGCTGTTGCACCGCACCAGCCGGAGCCTCGAGCCGACGACAGCCGGCGTCCAGGTGCTCGCCCGCGCCCGGCACCTGCTCGCCGAGGCCGACGATCTCGTCCGCGAAGCGACCACCGGGCACACGCGGCTGCGCATCGGCCACGCGTGGTCGGCGATGGGCAAGCACACCGCGGAATTCCAGCGCCGCTGGGCCGCGCGGTACCCGGACGTCGAACTGCTGCTCGTGCGCGCCAACACCGCGACCGCCGGGCTGGCGGAAGGGCTGGTCGATCTCGCCGTGGTGCGGCATCACGTGCCCGCGGGAAAGTTCGCGCACGCGACGGTCGGGCACGAGGACCGTTACTGCGCCATGGCCGTCGACGATCCGCTCGTGCGCCGCCGCACCGTCGCGCTCGCCGATCTCGCGTCGCGGCTGCTGGTGGTCGATCCGCGCACTGGCACCACTTCCGCCGGCCTGTGGCCGCCGGACGCGCGCCCGCGGATCGAGCCGACGCACGACGTCGACGACTGGCTCGCCACCATCACCTCCGGTCGCTGCGTCGGCGTCACCCCGCATTCGACGGTGACGCAGTATCGCCGCGACGGCATCGTGTACCGGCGGGTCCGCGACGCCCCGCCGGTGCCGGTCCAGCTCGCCTGGCGCGCACACGATCCGCATCCGGCCACGCATGCCGCCGTGGCCTTGCTCGGCGAGCTGTACCGGACGCCGCCGAAACGGGAAAGCGCTTCCGCTCGCCCGCGTTGA
- a CDS encoding Fur family transcriptional regulator, protein MPDSAATLRAAGLRVTKPRQAVLGWLGEHPHATVEAIAAGVRESLGSVSIQAVYDVLAACGEAGLVRRIELSGHPARFERRTGDNHHHLVCRRCGRAEDVDCVRGEAPCLTPHDRRGYAVDEAEIVFWGLCPDCSGVSDHHEEFAR, encoded by the coding sequence ATGCCGGACTCGGCGGCGACGCTGCGGGCGGCGGGCCTGCGCGTCACCAAGCCGCGGCAAGCCGTGCTCGGCTGGCTCGGCGAGCACCCGCACGCGACCGTCGAGGCGATCGCGGCGGGCGTGCGCGAGAGCCTGGGCAGCGTGTCGATCCAAGCGGTCTACGACGTGCTCGCCGCGTGCGGCGAAGCGGGTCTCGTCCGCCGGATCGAGCTGTCCGGGCATCCGGCGCGGTTCGAACGGCGGACCGGCGACAACCACCACCACCTGGTGTGCCGCCGCTGCGGCCGGGCCGAGGACGTCGACTGCGTCCGCGGCGAGGCCCCCTGCCTCACGCCGCACGACCGGCGCGGGTACGCCGTGGACGAGGCCGAGATCGTCTTCTGGGGTCTGTGCCCCGACTGCTCCGGCGTTTCCGACCACCACGAGGAGTTCGCGAGATGA
- a CDS encoding HNH endonuclease, with product MGVLVLNAGYEPLHTVSLPHAIRMLVRQVAVVHESDGPDLGVFPRPKVVRLLRYVVMKWRYSGPPRWSRSGVLRRDRHTCAYCGRRATTVDHITPVSRGGPRTSWLNTVAACGGSARSCNARKADRTPAEAGLTLRFPPRVPRWEELHPLAGLST from the coding sequence ATGGGAGTCCTGGTTCTCAACGCCGGCTACGAGCCCCTGCACACCGTCTCGCTCCCCCATGCCATCCGGATGCTGGTCCGCCAGGTCGCGGTCGTCCACGAAAGCGACGGGCCGGACCTCGGCGTCTTCCCGCGGCCGAAGGTGGTGCGGCTGCTGCGCTACGTCGTGATGAAGTGGCGTTATTCCGGGCCGCCGCGCTGGTCGCGTTCCGGCGTGCTGCGGCGCGACCGGCACACGTGCGCCTACTGCGGGCGCCGGGCCACCACGGTCGACCACATCACGCCGGTCTCGCGCGGCGGCCCGCGCACGAGCTGGCTCAACACCGTCGCCGCGTGCGGCGGGTCGGCGCGCAGCTGCAACGCGCGCAAGGCCGACCGCACGCCAGCGGAAGCCGGGCTGACGCTCCGGTTCCCGCCGCGCGTGCCGCGGTGGGAGGAGCTGCATCCGCTGGCCGGACTGTCCACTTGA
- a CDS encoding ABC-F family ATP-binding cassette domain-containing protein — protein MGHLEAAHLRYVLPDGRPLLGDVSFRVGEGAVVALVGPNGAGKTTLLRLLSGELKPDEGAVTVTGGLGVMAQFVGSVRDERTVRDLLVSVAPHRVRDAALAVDAAEERLLEVDDEAAQMRYAQALSDWAEARGYEFETVWDMCTTEALGVPFDRARWRLVRTLSGGEQKRLVLEALLRGPDEVLLLDEPDNYLDVPGKRWLEARLKETRKTVLFVSHDRELLARAADKIVSVEPGGDGADAWVHGGGFGTYHEARQERFARYDELRRRWDEKHAQLKRLVRDMQQYAARSDEMASRYKAAQTRLRKFEEAGPPPEPPRPQDIRMRLRGGRTGMRAVTCKNLELTGLMKPFSLEIFFGERVAVLGSNGSGKSHFLRLLAGGDVAHTGDWKTGARVVPGHFAQTHARPELTGRTLVDVLWTEHARDRGAAMSALRRYELHRQGEQVFDRLSGGQQARFQILLLELAGTTALLLDEPTDNLDLESAEALQDGLESYEGTVLAVTHDRWFARSFDRYLVFGSDGVVRETPEPVWDERRVERVR, from the coding sequence ATGGGGCATTTGGAGGCCGCGCACCTGCGCTACGTGCTGCCCGACGGGCGTCCGCTGCTCGGCGACGTCTCGTTCCGGGTCGGCGAGGGCGCGGTCGTCGCGCTGGTCGGCCCCAACGGCGCGGGCAAGACCACGTTGCTGCGGCTGCTGTCGGGAGAGCTGAAGCCGGACGAGGGCGCGGTCACGGTGACCGGCGGGCTGGGCGTGATGGCGCAGTTCGTCGGGTCGGTGCGCGACGAGCGCACGGTGCGGGATCTGCTGGTTTCCGTTGCCCCGCACCGGGTTCGCGATGCTGCCCTGGCGGTCGACGCTGCCGAGGAGCGGCTGCTGGAGGTCGACGACGAGGCCGCGCAAATGCGGTACGCGCAGGCGCTCAGCGACTGGGCCGAAGCCCGCGGATACGAGTTCGAGACTGTTTGGGATATGTGCACCACCGAGGCGCTCGGCGTGCCGTTCGACCGCGCGCGCTGGCGGCTCGTGCGCACGCTCAGCGGCGGCGAGCAGAAACGCCTGGTGCTGGAAGCGTTGCTGCGCGGACCGGACGAGGTGCTGCTGCTGGACGAGCCGGACAACTACCTCGACGTCCCCGGCAAACGCTGGCTCGAAGCCCGGCTGAAGGAAACCCGCAAAACCGTCCTGTTCGTGTCGCACGACCGCGAACTGCTGGCGCGAGCGGCGGACAAGATCGTGAGCGTCGAACCCGGCGGCGACGGCGCGGACGCCTGGGTGCACGGCGGCGGGTTCGGCACGTATCACGAGGCGCGGCAGGAACGGTTCGCCCGCTACGACGAACTGCGCCGGCGTTGGGACGAGAAGCACGCCCAGCTCAAACGGCTCGTCCGGGACATGCAGCAGTACGCCGCGCGCAGCGACGAGATGGCGTCGCGGTACAAGGCGGCGCAGACCCGGCTGCGGAAATTCGAGGAGGCCGGTCCCCCGCCGGAACCGCCGCGGCCGCAGGACATCCGGATGCGGCTGCGCGGCGGACGTACCGGAATGCGCGCGGTGACCTGCAAGAACCTGGAACTGACCGGGTTGATGAAACCATTCTCGCTGGAGATCTTCTTCGGCGAGCGCGTCGCGGTGCTGGGCTCGAACGGCTCCGGGAAGTCGCACTTCCTGCGCCTGCTCGCGGGCGGCGACGTCGCACACACCGGCGATTGGAAGACCGGCGCGCGCGTCGTGCCCGGCCATTTCGCGCAAACGCACGCCCGCCCGGAGCTCACCGGCCGCACACTCGTCGACGTGCTGTGGACGGAACACGCGCGCGACCGCGGTGCGGCGATGTCCGCGCTGCGCCGGTACGAACTGCACCGCCAGGGCGAGCAGGTATTCGACCGATTGTCCGGCGGACAACAGGCGCGGTTCCAGATCCTGTTGCTGGAACTGGCCGGAACCACCGCGCTGCTGCTGGACGAGCCGACGGACAACCTCGACCTGGAATCCGCCGAGGCGCTGCAGGACGGGCTGGAGTCCTACGAAGGCACCGTGCTCGCGGTCACGCACGACCGCTGGTTCGCGCGCTCGTTCGACCGCTACCTAGTCTTCGGTTCAGACGGCGTCGTCCGCGAGACACCGGAACCGGTCTGGGACGAGCGGCGGGTCGAACGGGTTCGCTAA
- a CDS encoding TetR/AcrR family transcriptional regulator, whose product MPRVVDGEERRAHIADAVLRLAAKDGLHAVSLRAVAAESGLNIGSVRHYFDSQHALMRFAMRTTIDRTTARLVERREKIGSLSELSPEEAVDQLTEFLSELLPLDERRRTEVTVLVEFLMAARADPGLDDLAREAVQGTVTLARRILDAQVRSCRFEPKDPEVEAPRLAALIDGIAFRAVLQPELTSADECVAVLRAHLAELVRPVGDTQV is encoded by the coding sequence GTGCCTAGAGTGGTGGACGGGGAAGAGCGACGCGCGCACATCGCCGACGCGGTGCTGCGGCTGGCCGCGAAAGACGGACTGCACGCGGTCTCGCTGCGCGCGGTCGCCGCGGAGTCGGGGCTGAACATCGGCTCGGTGCGGCATTACTTCGACAGCCAGCACGCGCTGATGCGGTTCGCGATGCGCACCACCATCGACCGGACGACCGCGCGGCTCGTCGAACGCCGCGAGAAGATCGGGTCGCTGTCGGAGCTGTCGCCGGAGGAAGCCGTCGACCAGCTCACCGAATTCCTGTCCGAACTGCTTCCGCTGGACGAGCGCCGGCGCACCGAAGTGACCGTGCTGGTGGAATTCCTGATGGCCGCGCGCGCCGATCCGGGATTGGACGACCTGGCCAGGGAAGCGGTTCAAGGCACCGTGACGCTGGCTCGCCGCATTCTCGACGCACAGGTTCGCAGCTGCCGGTTCGAGCCGAAGGACCCCGAAGTCGAAGCGCCCCGGCTGGCCGCGCTCATCGACGGGATCGCGTTCCGGGCCGTGCTGCAGCCGGAACTCACCTCGGCCGACGAGTGCGTCGCCGTCCTTCGCGCGCACCTCGCCGAGCTCGTCCGACCGGTGGGTGACACCCAGGTGTGA
- a CDS encoding YeiH family protein, with amino-acid sequence MTGAALGATRATVQWRAKLARPVPGLAVALLVAAVATAGGKLVPVVGGPVLAILLGAVAGAVVPSLRSWRFSPGYAIASRPVLQLSIVVLGTGLSIQQVVHVGGQSLPVMLGTLAVALGGAWVLGRLLGVRGDTQTLIGVGTGICGASAIAATSAVLKPKEANIAYALGTIFTFNVAAVLLFPPLGHALGMSPHAFGLWAGTAVNDTSSVVAASYAYGGDAGSYGLVVKLTRTLTLIPIVLFLAVLAARKQSGGRVSLRAMPWHRLVPPFLIGFLAAATVESAGWIPESWHAPLSTLGTFLITMALAGIGLALKPSDLRKAGHKPLLMGAILWIAVAASSLGLQALTGGM; translated from the coding sequence GTGACCGGCGCGGCGCTGGGAGCGACGCGCGCGACGGTGCAGTGGCGGGCCAAGCTCGCCCGCCCGGTGCCGGGGCTCGCGGTCGCGCTGCTGGTCGCGGCGGTGGCGACGGCGGGCGGGAAGCTGGTGCCGGTGGTCGGCGGGCCGGTGCTCGCGATCCTGCTCGGCGCGGTCGCCGGCGCGGTTGTGCCGTCGCTGCGGAGCTGGCGGTTCAGCCCGGGCTACGCCATCGCGTCGCGGCCGGTGCTGCAGCTGTCGATCGTGGTGCTGGGCACGGGGCTCTCGATCCAGCAGGTGGTGCACGTCGGCGGCCAGTCGCTGCCGGTGATGCTCGGCACGCTCGCGGTCGCGCTCGGCGGTGCGTGGGTGCTCGGCCGGCTGCTCGGCGTCCGCGGGGACACGCAGACGCTGATCGGCGTCGGCACCGGCATCTGCGGTGCGTCCGCGATCGCGGCGACCAGCGCGGTGCTGAAGCCGAAGGAAGCCAATATCGCTTACGCGCTCGGCACGATCTTCACCTTCAACGTCGCCGCGGTGCTGCTCTTCCCGCCGCTCGGGCACGCGCTCGGGATGTCGCCGCACGCCTTCGGCCTGTGGGCCGGAACCGCGGTGAACGACACGTCCTCCGTCGTCGCGGCTTCCTACGCTTATGGCGGCGACGCCGGTTCCTACGGCTTGGTCGTGAAGCTCACCCGCACGCTCACGCTGATCCCGATCGTGCTGTTCCTCGCCGTGCTCGCCGCGCGCAAGCAGTCGGGCGGCCGGGTTTCCTTGCGCGCCATGCCTTGGCACCGGCTGGTGCCGCCGTTCCTGATCGGCTTCCTCGCCGCCGCCACGGTGGAGAGCGCGGGCTGGATCCCGGAATCGTGGCACGCGCCGCTGTCGACGCTCGGCACCTTCCTGATCACCATGGCGCTCGCCGGGATCGGCCTGGCGCTCAAGCCGTCCGACCTGCGCAAGGCGGGACACAAGCCGCTGCTGATGGGGGCCATCCTGTGGATCGCGGTCGCCGCGTCGAGCCTCGGGCTGCAGGCGCTGACCGGCGGGATGTGA
- a CDS encoding alpha/beta hydrolase, giving the protein MSYPFDPEIAAAIPMLPEVDFRDVAASRAGMAELLASMQGEFDGTGVTARDETVPGPEGAPDVPIRVYTPDRVATKALLFDIHGGGFALGDLEVDHATNVELARELGVVVVSVEYRLAPENPYPAGLDDCYAALEWSVKHADELNIDPEKVVVYGVSAGGGLAAALALLARDRGGPSIAFQFLSVPELDDRLETGSMRQFADTPIWHRGAAEASWDYYLGGPGKRGGPDVSVYAAPARATDLSGLPPAYVSVMEFDPLRDEGIAYAQALLAAGVPTELHLFPGTFHGSAVLRHATVSRRETAERLAVLARVLGVEAG; this is encoded by the coding sequence ATGAGTTATCCGTTCGATCCCGAAATCGCCGCCGCGATCCCGATGCTGCCCGAAGTCGACTTCCGCGACGTCGCTGCCTCGCGCGCGGGAATGGCCGAGCTGCTCGCCTCGATGCAAGGCGAGTTCGACGGCACCGGCGTGACCGCGCGCGACGAGACCGTGCCCGGCCCCGAAGGCGCACCGGACGTCCCGATCCGGGTTTACACGCCGGATCGCGTCGCGACGAAGGCGCTGCTGTTCGACATCCACGGCGGCGGTTTCGCGCTCGGCGACCTGGAAGTCGACCACGCGACCAATGTCGAACTGGCACGGGAACTCGGCGTCGTGGTCGTGTCGGTCGAGTACCGGCTCGCGCCGGAAAATCCGTACCCGGCCGGGCTGGACGACTGCTACGCGGCGCTCGAATGGTCGGTCAAGCATGCTGACGAACTGAACATCGACCCGGAAAAAGTGGTCGTCTACGGCGTGAGCGCGGGCGGCGGACTGGCCGCGGCGCTGGCGCTTTTGGCCCGCGACCGAGGCGGCCCGTCGATCGCCTTCCAGTTCCTCTCCGTGCCGGAGTTGGACGACCGACTCGAGACCGGCAGCATGCGCCAGTTCGCGGACACCCCGATCTGGCACCGGGGCGCCGCCGAGGCGAGCTGGGACTACTACCTGGGCGGCCCCGGCAAACGCGGCGGCCCGGACGTCTCGGTTTACGCGGCGCCGGCCCGGGCGACCGATCTCTCGGGCTTGCCGCCCGCGTACGTGTCGGTGATGGAGTTCGACCCGCTGCGGGACGAGGGAATCGCTTACGCCCAAGCCCTTCTGGCGGCTGGGGTGCCGACGGAACTGCATCTGTTCCCGGGCACTTTCCACGGCTCGGCGGTGCTCCGGCACGCGACGGTGAGCCGCCGGGAGACCGCGGAGCGCCTGGCGGTGCTGGCTCGGGTGCTGGGGGTCGAGGCGGGCTGA
- a CDS encoding catalase has translation MTEEPKPPATTTDAGIPAESDEHSLTVGPGGPILLQDHYLIEQMAQFNRERVPERQPHAKGSGAFGHFEVTNDVSRFTKAAVFQPGVKTEMAARFSTVAGERGSPDTWRDPRGFALKFYTTEGNYDLVGNNTPVFFIKDPLKFQHFIRSQKRRADSNLRDHDMQWDFWTLSPESAHQVTWLMGDRGIPRTWRHMNGYSSHTYMWVNAAGEKFWVKYHFKTDQGVEHFTQHEADQMASADTDYHTRDLFEAIARGDYPSWTLHVQVMPFEDAKTYRFNPFDLTKVWPHGDYPLIEVGKMTLDRNPTDHHTEIEQAAFEPNNLVPGIGPSPDRMLLGRLFAYADAHRYRIGANYKQLPVNAPTAPVHSYSKDGAMRYAKVSDPVYAPNSKGGPRADTERYGTPAGWHADGEMVRSAYVDHAEDDDWGQAGTMVRDVLNDAERERLVDNIVGHLLNGVTEPVLKRAFEYWHNVDKDLGDRVESGVRAKQNEKDPKAAEQANPARESMQRKA, from the coding sequence ATGACCGAAGAACCGAAACCCCCGGCGACCACGACGGACGCCGGGATCCCGGCCGAGAGCGACGAGCATTCGCTCACTGTCGGCCCGGGCGGCCCGATCCTGCTGCAGGACCACTACCTGATCGAGCAGATGGCGCAGTTCAACCGGGAACGGGTGCCGGAACGGCAGCCGCACGCGAAGGGCAGCGGCGCGTTCGGGCACTTCGAGGTGACCAATGACGTCAGCCGCTTCACCAAGGCCGCGGTGTTCCAGCCGGGCGTGAAAACCGAGATGGCCGCCCGGTTCTCCACCGTGGCGGGCGAGCGCGGCAGCCCGGACACCTGGCGCGACCCGCGCGGGTTCGCGCTGAAGTTCTACACGACCGAGGGCAACTACGACCTCGTCGGCAACAACACCCCGGTGTTCTTCATCAAGGACCCGCTGAAGTTCCAGCACTTCATCCGGTCGCAGAAGCGCCGCGCGGACAGCAACCTGCGCGACCACGACATGCAGTGGGACTTCTGGACGCTCTCCCCCGAATCGGCGCACCAGGTCACCTGGCTGATGGGCGATCGAGGGATCCCGCGCACGTGGCGGCACATGAACGGCTACAGCTCGCACACCTACATGTGGGTCAACGCCGCGGGCGAGAAGTTCTGGGTCAAGTACCACTTCAAGACCGACCAGGGCGTCGAGCACTTCACCCAGCACGAGGCCGACCAGATGGCGTCGGCGGACACCGACTACCACACCCGGGACCTGTTCGAGGCGATCGCGCGCGGCGACTACCCGAGCTGGACGCTGCACGTCCAGGTGATGCCGTTCGAGGACGCGAAGACCTACCGGTTCAACCCGTTCGACCTCACGAAGGTGTGGCCGCACGGCGACTACCCGCTGATCGAGGTCGGGAAGATGACGCTCGACCGCAACCCGACCGACCACCATACCGAGATCGAGCAGGCCGCCTTCGAGCCGAACAACCTGGTGCCAGGCATCGGCCCGAGCCCGGACCGGATGCTGCTGGGCAGGCTGTTCGCCTACGCCGACGCACACCGGTACCGGATCGGCGCGAACTACAAGCAGCTGCCGGTGAACGCGCCGACCGCGCCGGTGCACAGCTACAGCAAGGACGGCGCGATGCGCTACGCCAAGGTCTCCGACCCGGTGTACGCGCCGAACTCCAAGGGCGGTCCGCGCGCCGACACGGAACGCTACGGCACGCCCGCGGGCTGGCACGCCGACGGCGAGATGGTCCGCTCGGCCTACGTCGACCACGCCGAGGACGACGACTGGGGCCAGGCCGGCACGATGGTGCGCGACGTCCTGAACGACGCCGAGCGCGAGCGGCTGGTGGACAACATCGTCGGGCACCTGCTCAACGGGGTGACCGAACCGGTGCTGAAGCGGGCCTTCGAGTACTGGCACAACGTGGACAAGGATCTCGGCGACCGCGTCGAGTCCGGCGTGCGCGCGAAGCAGAACGAGAAGGACCCGAAGGCGGCGGAGCAGGCCAACCCAGCGCGGGAAAGCATGCAGCGCAAGGCATAA
- a CDS encoding putative immunity protein, protein MTEQIALDLSELRAVTAYAVACAEPALPIFEQARPDDRRPHDAIEAARAFSQGAKRSKAIRDSAWAAQRAYQETRDAGQTAASEAARAAVAAAGAAFLHPLAKATQVWHILGPAGHAAYAFELAGMAAQHPAADPVVVRVLSRYPKAPDGRGRAGELVRELDMLLRKG, encoded by the coding sequence ATGACCGAGCAGATCGCACTCGACCTCTCCGAGCTTCGCGCCGTCACCGCCTACGCGGTGGCCTGTGCGGAGCCCGCGCTGCCGATCTTCGAACAAGCCCGTCCGGACGACCGCCGCCCGCACGACGCGATCGAGGCGGCTCGGGCGTTTTCGCAAGGAGCCAAGCGCAGCAAGGCAATCCGCGACAGCGCGTGGGCGGCGCAACGGGCGTATCAGGAAACGCGCGACGCCGGGCAGACCGCAGCGAGCGAGGCCGCGCGAGCTGCTGTCGCCGCTGCCGGGGCGGCGTTCCTGCATCCGCTCGCGAAGGCGACGCAGGTGTGGCACATCCTCGGCCCGGCTGGCCATGCGGCGTACGCGTTCGAACTGGCTGGAATGGCGGCGCAGCACCCGGCGGCCGATCCGGTGGTCGTCCGGGTGCTGTCGCGGTATCCGAAAGCGCCAGATGGTCGCGGGCGGGCGGGGGAGTTGGTGCGCGAGCTGGATATGTTGCTGCGCAAGGGTTAG